ACGAAGTATTTGAACGATCCAAATGGCCGCCAGTCGCAGATGGGGGCCACAGGAGGGATCAGGACCGACAGCCGTACAGAGACGGCAACAATCGGAGAGGAGTGCCACGGTCAGTGGATTCCAGCGAAGGGAACCATCCTACGTCGGCCGCAGTTGTAGACGCGCGACGTGAGCGGGATGAAGGGCGATCGGCGTACGATCGCCAGGAGTTGCCGCACCGAAACCTCAACATCGACTCAATTGGATGCCACCTGCTGTTCAGGATTTTACCCGTGACGCTGTACGGCGAGAATACGAAGGTCGACACGTACGCACTGCTGGATGAAGGATCGTCTGTCACACTCATCGACGTGCAATGGTTTGGTGGAAAATCCGCCAAAGAGCACACGAAGGTGGTCAGCCTGCAGATCAGCGCAGCGGGCAAACCAAAGCGCCATGGGCTGAAAAATGTGTACGGAGTGGCCAATCTGAACCTTCCGATGCAAAGCCTGCGTCAGGAGGATGTACAAGCAGTGAAGGCGAACACACGTCTGCCTGTGATGCCGTACAACAATGCGACGCCGAGGATCCTAATTGGACTGGATCATGCGCACTTAGGAGTACCCTTCAGGACCAAAAGTTATGGATCTGGAGGGCCGTTTGCAGCAGACACCGCACTTGGATGGGTGGTATATGGACCGGTGAACGGAAAGCCGAGCTCGCCGCTTCTGAATTCGTGCCTCCTAGCCGTGCCCCAGGATGATCTTCTGGAGAAGATGGTCAGCGACTACTTCGAGACCGAGAATTTCGGAGCGAAGCCGGTGCAGCCAGCCGCAGCTGGCAGAGTGGACCTGGAGCCGTCAGTCGGAAATAGCGGCGACGCACGGGCCCTGAGCACCCTGGAGAAGACGACCAAACGTGTAGGCCAGAGATACGAGACCGGGCTGCTATGGAAGGACGACGAAGTGAGATTGCCGGAGAGCTACAGCATGGCCCTCAGGAGGCTCGTCAACATAGAGCGTAAAATGAAGCGCGATGTGGACTTTGCGTCAGCTTACATCCGGATAATGGACGATTATTTCAAGAAGGGATACGCACGACGACTGGAGGCCCAGGAAGTCCAGAGGTTTCAGGAGGGCAAAGTGTGGTACCTGCCGCACTTCGGAGTGGAAAACCCGAACAAGCCTGGGAAAATCCGGCTGGTTTTCGATGCGGCTGCCAAGGTGGACGGTGTGTCCTTGAATTCAGCGCTACTGAAAGGCCCACAGCGCTACAAACCCCTGCCAGCAGTGCTCTTCCATTTTCGGGAAGGAGCGGTTGGAGTTTGTGCAGACATCAAGGAGATGTTTCATCAGGTACTGTGCAGCCGAAGGACAGATGCGCCCAGAGGTTTTTGTGGAGAGACGGAGACGACCAGCGAGAGCCGGACGTATACGAGATGGCAGTGATGACGTTCGGAGCGGCCTGCTCACCATGTTCGGCGGACTACGTGAAGACCGTGAATGCCTTGCGGTATAGCAGCACGGACCCGCGAGCAGCCCTGGCCATCAACGAATACCACTACGTGGATGACTACGTCGACAGTTTCGCCAGCGAGGACGAAGCTATCGCCATCTCGACACGGGTGAGAGAAATTCACGCTGAAGCAGGTTTTGATTTGTGCCGATTTACCTCCAGTTCGGCAAGTGTGGTCAGAGCGCTGAACCCACTTGAGCCCATCGCCAGCGTCGGATGGACCGAAGCTGAGGAGAAGGTGCTTGGGATGTACTGGCAGCCGGCTACCGATGAGTTCAAGTTCGGCGTCAAGTACCATCGAGTCCCGAGGAACGTGATGACGGGGGAACGAGTCCCTACCAAGAGGGAGTTCCTAAGCCTGGTGATGTCTACGTTTGATTGGGTTCCTGAGCTGCTGCATGGTGACTGCCAAACTGCTGCTGAGGGAGATTTGGCGGAGAGGAGTCAACTGGGACGAGCCGCTACCGGATGAATTGATGCCCGCGCCACTACTTTGGCGGCGGACAAGTGCGGACGCTACAGTTGCACATCTTCGTGGACTCCAGTCAATCGGCGTTTGCAGCAGCGGCCTACTGGCGGGCCACGTACGAGAACGGAGACGTGCAGGCGCACTTCATAAGCTCCAAAACGAAATACGCCCCGATGAGAACCATGTCGATCCCGCGTCTGGAACTCCAAGCAGCGGTATTGGGCACGAGATTGATGGACACCGTCAAGCAGGAGCACGGTGTGGCGATCAGCAACTGTGCGCTATGGACGGACTCCAAGACTGTGTTGCACTGGATAAGCAACACCCACCGGAGATACAAACAGTTCGTCGGAAACCGGGTGGCGGAGATTTTGGAATCGACAGAGGCGTCCCAGTGGAGATCACTCCCGT
This portion of the Drosophila bipectinata strain 14024-0381.07 unplaced genomic scaffold, DbipHiC1v2 scaffold_70, whole genome shotgun sequence genome encodes:
- the LOC138927719 gene encoding uncharacterized protein, producing the protein MERIARLESELAKARASGGQAEAARDPVGIGARGVGVSGAANTPPCSSGTLPHHGAAPRQSLSENLPRQMRDNLQTDLGVTPSLQLPAQVSTNLPPQWSANLAPTLGGHWANGQPVSTTTILRYSPPSCVTAAAQPVLGYVHPEVPAPSPISYGAPTTSIQGWTPRRLPNLPYFEAVMEQLRFRYGRPEQLIRSQLESVREVQPIQEANIARIVPFATKVRNLSAFLQSTATASQHLANPTLMEELIAKLPLSKRLDWARHAATIQPYPTVAHLSEWLHEFAKLVCTVTDAGAREQPKRRILHANSVREEDRYVDRPRCCPICEGQHQVRDCKDFISASTTTRIESARKQRLCFSCLEPGHMSRFCRKSRGCNVLGCQMRHHHLLHEVFERSKWPPVADGGHRRDQDRQPYRDGNNRRGVPRSVDSSEGNHPTSAAVVDARRERDEGRSAYDRQELPHRNLNIDSIGCHLLFRILPVTLYGENTKVDTYALLDEGSSVTLIDVQWFGGKSAKEHTKVVSLQISAAGKPKRHGLKNVYGVANLNLPMQSLRQEDVQAVKANTRLPVMPYNNATPRILIGLDHAHLGVPFRTKSYGSGGPFAADTALGWVVYGPVNGKPSSPLLNSCLLAVPQDDLLEKMVSDYFETENFGAKPVQPAAAGRVDLEPSVGNSGDARALSTLEKTTKRVGQRYETGLLWKDDEVRLPESYSMALRRLVNIERKMKRDVDFASAYIRIMDDYFKKGYARRLEAQEVQRFQEGKVWYLPHFGVENPNKPGKIRLVFDAAAKVDGVSLNSALLKGPQRYKPLPAVLFHFREGAVGVCADIKEMFHQVLCSRRTDAPRGFCGETETTSESRTYTRWQ
- the LOC138927720 gene encoding uncharacterized protein, which translates into the protein MTFGAACSPCSADYVKTVNALRYSSTDPRAALAINEYHYVDDYVDSFASEDEAIAISTRVREIHAEAGFDLCRFTSSSASVVRALNPLEPIASVGWTEAEEKVLGMYWQPATDEFKFGVKYHRVPRNVMTGERVPTKREFLSLVMSTFDWVPELLHVRTLQLHIFVDSSQSAFAAAAYWRATYENGDVQAHFISSKTKYAPMRTMSIPRLELQAAVLGTRLMDTVKQEHGVAISNCALWTDSKTVLHWISNTHRRYKQFVGNRVAEILESTEASQWRSLPSAENVADDETRLRKAVDLSIGSRWLNGPPFLRGPEESWPRSSEDWIPPTTDDEEMKCKFALVTVYGLTAIECAEAERALIRQSQREAFAEDSQGNVAKDSRLHGLSPYLDEDGVLRASGKIDDATCVPYNARRPIVLSHEDALAEMIVQQHHEKMCHQNTEATIGSIRSKFWITNLRRLLRRVVSKCNVCKLRKARPTQPEMGPLPADRQEANGWPFKSTGLDYFGPLLVTIGRRTEKRWVALFTCLTTRAIHLEMAHDLSTDS